One Theropithecus gelada isolate Dixy chromosome 3, Tgel_1.0, whole genome shotgun sequence genomic window carries:
- the NPTX2 gene encoding neuronal pentraxin-2 has protein sequence MLALLAALVVLAVAAGAQDSPAPGSRFVCTALPQEAVHAGCPLPAMPMQGGALSPEEELRAAVLQLRETVVQQKETLGAQREAIRELTGKLARCEGLAGGKARGTGATGKDTMGDLPRDPGHVVEQLSRSLQTLKDRLESLEHQLRANMSNAGLPGDFREVLQRRLGELERQLLRKVAELEDEKSLLHNETSAHRQKTESTLNALLQRVTELERGNSAFKSPDAFKVSLPLRTNYLYGKIKKTLPELYAFTICLWLRSSASPGIGTPFSYAVPGQANEIVLIEWGNNPIELLINDKVAQLPLFVSDGKWHHICVTWTTRDGMWEAFQDGEKLGTGENLAPWHPIKPGGVLILGQEQDTVGGRFDATQAFVGELSQFNIWDRVLRAQEIVNIANCSTNMPGNIIPWVDNNVDVFGGASKWPVETCEERLLDL, from the exons ATGCTGGCTCTGCTGGCCGCCCTCGTGGTACTCGCCGTGGCCGCCGGGGCCCAGGACAGCCCGGCGCCCGGCAGCCGCTTCGTGTGCACTGCACTGCCCCAGGAGGCGGTGCACGCCGGCTGCCCGCTGCCCGCGATGCCCATGCAGGGGGGCGCGCTGAGTCCCGAGGAGGAGCTGCGGGCCGCTGTGCTGCAGCTGCGCGAGACCGTCGTGCAGCAGAAAGAGACGCTGGGCGCGCAGCGCGAGGCCATCCGCGAGCTCACGGGCAAGCTAGCGCGCTGCGAGGGGCTGGCGGGCGGTAAGGCGCGCGGCACAGGGGCCACAGGCAAGGACACTATGGGCGACCTGCCGCGGGACCCCGGCCACGTCGTGGAGCAGCTCAGCCGCTCGCTGCAGACCCTCAAGGACCGCCTGGAGAGCCTCGAG CACCAGCTCAGAGCAAACATGTCCAATGCTGGGCTGCCCGGCGACTTCCGCGAGGTGCTCCAGCGGCGGCTGGGGGAGCTGGAGAGGCAGCTTCTGCGCAAGGTGGCAGAGCTGGAGGACGAGAAGTCCCTGCTGCACAATGAGACGTCTGCTCACCGGCAGAAGACCGAGAGCACCCTGAACGCGCTGCTGCAGAGGGTCACCGAGCTGGAGCGAG gcaaCAGTGCCTTTAAGTCGCCAGATGCGTTCAAGGTGTCCCTCCCGCTCCGCACCAACTACCTATACGGCAAGATCAAGAAGACGCTGCCCGAGCTGTACGCCTTCACCATCTGCCTGTGGCTGCGGTCCAGTGCCTCGCCGGGCATTGGCACCCCCTTCTCCTACGCGGTGCCGGGGCAGGCCAACGAGATCGTGCTGATCGAGTGGGGTAACAACCCCATCGAGCTGCTCATCAATGACAAG GTTGCGCAGCTGCCCCTGTTTGTCAGTGATGGCAAGTGGCACCACATCTGTGTCACCTGGACGACACGGGATGGCATGTGGGAGGCGTTCCAGGATGGAGAGAAGCTGGGCACTGGGGAGAACCTGGCTCCCTGGCACCCCATCAAGCCTGGGGGAGTGCTGATCCTTGGGCAAGAGCAG GACACCGTTGGGGGTAGGTTTGATGCCACTCAGGCGTTTGTCGGGGAGCTCAGCCAGTTCAACATATGGGACCGCGTCCTTCGCGCACAAGAAATTGTCAACATCGCCAACTGCTCCACAAACATGCCGGGCAACATCATCCCGTGGGTGGACAATAACGTCGATGTCTTCGGGGGGGCCTCCAAGTGGCCCGTGGAGACGTGCGAGGAGCGTCTCCTTGACTTGTAG